The proteins below come from a single Candidatus Babeliales bacterium genomic window:
- a CDS encoding cysteine synthase family protein — protein MNLLNAIGNTPLISVNFDANNSATNLYAKLEYLNPGGSIKDRTDLYMIEEAEKKDILKPGGTLIDASSGNHGISLAMIGAVKGYKVIITTTAKCSLEKLNTMKAYGAEVIVCAPTKFIDDPENYHAIAVKLHKNTPNSFMPNQYFDPLNAEGVYHTLAPEIWNQTHGRITHFFAGAGTGGTISGVGKYLKEKNPDIKILAIDSDVSFRATKGNPKPYKIEGIGIDWDNNAVLDYSIVDEFLEVSDDNAFAMLKTLARRNGILVGPSSGAVAYAASQYASKLDKDAVAVMIFGDSGRAYLTKGFYD, from the coding sequence ATGAATCTTCTAAATGCAATAGGCAACACACCCCTTATCAGTGTTAATTTTGATGCTAACAACTCTGCTACTAATCTTTACGCAAAGCTTGAATACTTAAATCCAGGCGGTAGCATAAAAGACAGAACTGATCTTTATATGATTGAAGAAGCGGAAAAAAAAGACATCTTAAAACCGGGTGGCACTCTTATTGACGCATCATCAGGTAACCACGGTATCTCTCTGGCTATGATCGGCGCAGTAAAAGGATACAAGGTTATTATCACCACTACTGCAAAGTGTAGCCTTGAAAAGCTAAATACCATGAAAGCTTATGGCGCAGAAGTTATCGTATGCGCTCCAACAAAATTTATTGATGATCCAGAAAACTATCACGCAATTGCAGTTAAATTACACAAAAATACTCCTAATTCATTTATGCCTAACCAATATTTTGATCCGCTTAACGCTGAAGGGGTCTATCATACTTTAGCACCCGAAATCTGGAATCAAACTCATGGCCGTATTACTCATTTTTTTGCCGGTGCTGGTACAGGCGGAACCATAAGCGGTGTAGGGAAATACCTCAAAGAAAAAAATCCCGATATAAAAATTCTTGCGATCGATTCTGACGTATCTTTTAGAGCAACCAAGGGCAACCCAAAGCCATATAAAATTGAAGGCATAGGGATCGACTGGGATAATAACGCAGTTCTTGATTATTCAATTGTCGATGAATTCCTTGAAGTCAGCGATGATAATGCGTTTGCTATGCTCAAAACTCTTGCCCGTCGCAACGGAATTTTAGTTGGCCCTAGCAGCGGCGCTGTTGCCTATGCCGCCTCTCAATATGCGAGCAAACTGGATAAAGATGCCGTTGCGGTCATGAT